A genomic segment from Glycine soja cultivar W05 chromosome 18, ASM419377v2, whole genome shotgun sequence encodes:
- the LOC114394584 gene encoding probable disease resistance protein At4g27220 isoform X2 has protein sequence MDEACSSRRKRGGRPKSKYWNEAEKLEGKNMWKCNHCKHEFAGGATRIEEHITGKGNNITKCPKYGAHEEDKFNLGDQIVEHDSAAFEKAFFYPKGDPDAVCIRKSDIELLQPEKCLNDNIIDFYIKYLINKLPTDKQDRFHFFNCFFFPKLVDLSTDNPSIASDGKAAFQRVSKLTRKVNLFEKNYIFIPINYSLHWSLIVICHPAEVMTCYRDEETKGSPKEACILHMDSRKGIHQDLHNVFQSYLCEEWKERHNNVRDDVSPKFLDLPFLPLELPQQQNAYDCGIFLLHYVERFLEQAPINFNRSTKFSVPPPDASLKRSHIQKLLIAAEGDNKMIVGGSVNPQNNTQLSAALLGGDVEDHVVNGGSNGDDALTINKLLSNLAREEDYFDKRLQWQEFQGNKRKRQDDDWFDKLKDLKERVIDVKNLLHQFGSTNELPKPSELDFEFYELLKEIPWVSRDGEVKEMWDFLEDEEVFIIGIDGMGGVGKTFMATHIKNEIKRKGTFKDVFWLTVSYDFTTFKLQHHIAETIQVKLYGDEMTRATILTSELEKREKTLLILDDVWDYIDLQKVGIPLKVNGIKLIITTRLRHLCQQMDCLPNNIITIFPFEEKEAWELFLLKLGHRGTPARLPPHVLKIARSVVMKCEGLPLGISVMARTMKGKDELHWWRHALNKLDRLEMGEEVLSVLKRSYDNLIEKDIQKCFLQSALFPNDIWKEEWVMMVVESGLLNGKRSLEEKFDEGRVIMDKLINHSLLLDGWRLRMNGLVRKMACHILNVNHTYLIKCHEKLRKIPQMREWTADLEAVSLAGNEIEEIAEGTSPDCPRLSTLILSHNLISHIPKCFFRHMNALTLLDLSYNDELTSLPKSLSKLRSLTSLVLRQCYQLEYIPPLGDLQALSRLDISGCDSLLRVPEGLQNLKKLQCLNLSRNLYLSLLPGCALPGLRNMQYLDLRGWSGIKVEDVKGMTKLECFAGSFLDQDNYNRYVQEIQDTGYGPQTYIIYFGKFKTATPGFCEDSIYVEFKLRRVWFGDCDELPYLLPRDLAELLVSGNHQWKCLCAALSSNGSLSLKDITIGHCTKLKSLFCVSCSLCTNIQNLKSLKLYNLDSLSVICKEDVADLTQFLYLRGVFSHLKELSIHGCHQIEKLLTPGLVPQLQNLESISVQDCKSIKEIFAGDSSDNIALPKLTNLELDMLPELKTVCKGILLINSEDILHINDCPNYEKPRIGRV, from the exons atggatGAGGCGTGTAGTAGTAGAAGAAAAAGGGGGGGTCGGCCTAAGAGTAAATACTGGAATGAAGCTGAAAAATTAGAAGGTAAAAATATGTGGAAGTGCAACCATTGTAAACATGAATTTGCTGGAGGTGCTACAAGAATTGAAGAGCATATCACTGGCAAAGGAAACAATATTACAAAATGCCCAAAATATGGTGCCCATGAAG AAGATAAATTTAACTTGGGAGACCAGATAGTGGAGCATGATTCTGCTGCATTTGAAAAGGCGTTTTTTTATCCAAAGGGGGACCCTGATGCTGTTTGTATCAGAAAGAGCGATATTGAGCTTTTACAGCCTGAGAAATGCCTTAATGATAATATCATTGACTTTTATATaaagtatttgataaataaactcCCAACTGATAAACAGGACAGGTTTCACTTTTTCAATTGCTTTTTCTTTCCTAAGCTTGTTGATTTAAGCACAGATAATCCATCAATTGCTTCTGATGGTAAAGCAGCATTTCAGCGTGTAAGCAAATTGACAAGAAAAGTGAACctttttgaaaagaattatATCTTCATTCCCATAAACTATAGTCTTCACTGGAGTTTGATTGTCATTTGTCACCCTGCTGAAGTCATGACATGCTACAGAGATGAAGAAACTAAGGGATCTCCCAAAGAAGCTTGCATCTTGCACATGGATTCCCGAAAAGGAATTCATCAAGATCTCCACAATGTTTTCCAAAGTTATCTATGTGAAGAATGGAAAGAGAGGCACAACAATGTGAGGGATGATGTTTCTCCTAAATTTTTAGATCTTCCATTcctgccacttgagctgcctcAGCAACAAAATGCATACGATTGTGGCATCTTTTTGCTCCACTATGTGGAACGTTTTCTGGAACAAGCTCCAATCAACTTTAACCGTTCAACCAAGTTCAGTGTTCCTCCACCAGATGCTTCTCTGAAACGATCTCATATACAGAAACTACTAATAG CGGCTGAAGGAGACAATAAAATGATTGTTGGTGGTTCAGTTAACCCTCAAAACAATACACAATTGTCAGCTGCTTTATTAGGAG GTGATGTAGAAGATCATGTTGTGAACGGAGGTAGCAATGGCGATGATGCTTTGACTATAAATAAGTTGCTATCCAATCTAGCAAGGGAAGAAGACTATTTTGATAAACGCTTACAGTGGCAGGAGTTCCAGGGCAATAAGCGCAAGAGACAAGATGACGATTGGTTTGATAAACTAAAGGACCTGAAAGAAAGAGTCATTGATGTGAAAAACTTACTGCATCAGTTTGGGTCGACTAATGAATTGCCCAAGCCATCTGAATTGGATTTTGAGTTTTATGAATTATTGAAAGAGATTCCATGGGTGTCGCGAGATGGAGAAGTGAAGGAGATGTGGGATTTTCTAGAGGATGAGGAAGTCTTCATTATTGGCATAGATGGAATGGGGGGAGTTGGAAAAACATTCATGGCAACTCATATCAAGAATGAGATTAAAAGAAAGGGGACTTTCAAGGATGTCTTCTGGCTCACTGTTTCCTATGATTTCACCACTTTCAAATTGCAACATCACATTGCAGAAACAATACAGGTTAAGCTTTACGGAGACGAGATGACTAGAGCAACAATTTTGACGTCAGAGttggagaaaagagaaaaaacactGCTTATTTTGGATGATGTTTGGGATTATATTGATCTGCAAAAGGTGGGGATTCCTCTTAAAGTGAATGGCATTAAATTGATTATCACAACTCGTTTAAGACATTTGTGTCAACAGATGGATTGTCTaccaaataatataataacaatattcccctttgaagaaaaagaagctTGGGAGTTGTTTTTGCTAAAACTTGGACACCGTGGAACACCTGCAAGACTTCCCCCTCATGTACTAAAGATTGCAAGATCTGTTGTAATGAAATGTGAAGGTTTACCACTTGGAATCAGTGTGATGGCTCGAACCATGAAAGGGAAAGATGAGTTGCATTGGTGGAGACATGCATTGAATAAACTTGACAGATTGGAAATGGGAGAAGAGGTCTTAAGCGTACTAAAACGTAGCTAtgacaatttaattgaaaaGGACATCCAAAAATGTTTCTTACAGTCTGCACTGTTTCCTAATGATATTTGGAAAGAGGAATGGGTTATGATGGTTGTTGAGAGTGGGTTGTTAAATGGAAAGAGGAGTTTGGAGGAAAAATTTGATGAGGGACGTGTCATAATGGATAAACTCATTAACCATTCTTTGTTGTTAGATGGTTGGAGGTTACGAATGAATGGTCTGGTGAGGAAGATGGCGTGCCATATCTTGAACGTGAATCACACTTACTTGATAAAATGTCATGAAAAATTGAGAAAGATACCTCAGATGCGGGAATGGACAGCTGATTTGGAGGCAGTTTCTTTGGCGGGTAATGAGATAGAAGAAATAGCAGAGGGCACATCACCTGATTGTCCTCGCTTGTCCACCTTGATTTTATCTCATAATTTGATCAGTCATATTCCCAAGTGTTTTTTCAGACACATGAATGCTCTAACACTACTTGATTTATCATATAATGATGAGTTAACATCTTTGCCAAAGTCGCTGTCTAAGTTGAGGTCTCTTACTTCTTTAGTGCTCCGTCAATGTTATCAATTGGAATATATACCTCCACTGGGAGATCTACAAGCATTGTCCAGATTGGACATTTCAGGTTGTGATTCGCTCCTCAGGGTACCGGAAGGCTTGCAAAATCTAAAAAAGTTGCAATGCCTTAATCTTTCCCGCAATTTGTATTTATCATTGTTACCCGGATGCGCACTGCCCGGTTTGAGGAATATGCAATATCTGGATCTCCGTGGTTGGTCAGGTATAAAAGTAGAAGATGTAAAAGGGATGACTAAGCTTGAATGTTTTGCAGGAAGCTTTCTCGATCAGGATAACTACAACCGTTATGTGCAAGAAATTCAGGACACTGGTTATGGACCTCAAACCTATATTATCTATTTTGGAAAATTTAAGACTGCCACGCCTGGTTTTTGTGAGGATTCTATTTATGTTGAATTCAAGCTTCGAAGGGTATGGTTTGGAGATTGTGATGAATTACCCTATTTACTGCCAAGAGACCTTGCGGAATTACTTGTAAGTGGCAATCATCAATGGAAATGCTTATGTGCTGCTCTGTCATCTAATGGTTCTCTATCTTTAAAGGACATTACCATTGGACACTGCACAAAATTGAAGAGTTTATTCTGTGTATCTTGTTCCTTATGCACTAATATCCAAAACCTCAAATCTTTGAAACTTTATAATTTGGATAGTTTAAGTGTCATCTGCAAGGAAGATGTTGCTGATTTAACACAATTTTTATATCTGAGGGGGGTgttttctcatctcaaggaaTTGAGTATCCATGGATGCCATCAGATAGAGAAGTTGCTGACGCCAGGGTTAGTGCCACAACTTCAAAACCTGGAGTCTATATCGGTACAGGACTGCAAATCAATAAAGGAGATATTTGCAGGAGATAGTTCCGACAACATTGCACTTCCCAAGTTAACCAATTTGGAACTGGACATGTTACCAGAATTAAAGACAGTGTGCAAAGGAATTTTACTCATTAACTCTGAGGATATATTGCACATCAACGATTGTCCCAATTATGAAAAACCCAGAATTGGTCGTGTATGA
- the LOC114394584 gene encoding probable disease resistance protein At4g27220 isoform X1 — MDEACSSRRKRGGRPKSKYWNEAEKLEGKNMWKCNHCKHEFAGGATRIEEHITGKGNNITKCPKYGAHEEDKFNLGDQIVEHDSAAFEKAFFYPKGDPDAVCIRKSDIELLQPEKCLNDNIIDFYIKYLINKLPTDKQDRFHFFNCFFFPKLVDLSTDNPSIASDGKAAFQRVSKLTRKVNLFEKNYIFIPINYSLHWSLIVICHPAEVMTCYRDEETKGSPKEACILHMDSRKGIHQDLHNVFQSYLCEEWKERHNNVRDDVSPKFLDLPFLPLELPQQQNAYDCGIFLLHYVERFLEQAPINFNRSTKFSVPPPDASLKRSHIQKLLIDSLHQSRSTNELPKPFDLDFEFYEFSEENPWVSPDEEVKEMCTPQVYPSNLPNITAEGDNKMIVGGSVNPQNNTQLSAALLGGDVEDHVVNGGSNGDDALTINKLLSNLAREEDYFDKRLQWQEFQGNKRKRQDDDWFDKLKDLKERVIDVKNLLHQFGSTNELPKPSELDFEFYELLKEIPWVSRDGEVKEMWDFLEDEEVFIIGIDGMGGVGKTFMATHIKNEIKRKGTFKDVFWLTVSYDFTTFKLQHHIAETIQVKLYGDEMTRATILTSELEKREKTLLILDDVWDYIDLQKVGIPLKVNGIKLIITTRLRHLCQQMDCLPNNIITIFPFEEKEAWELFLLKLGHRGTPARLPPHVLKIARSVVMKCEGLPLGISVMARTMKGKDELHWWRHALNKLDRLEMGEEVLSVLKRSYDNLIEKDIQKCFLQSALFPNDIWKEEWVMMVVESGLLNGKRSLEEKFDEGRVIMDKLINHSLLLDGWRLRMNGLVRKMACHILNVNHTYLIKCHEKLRKIPQMREWTADLEAVSLAGNEIEEIAEGTSPDCPRLSTLILSHNLISHIPKCFFRHMNALTLLDLSYNDELTSLPKSLSKLRSLTSLVLRQCYQLEYIPPLGDLQALSRLDISGCDSLLRVPEGLQNLKKLQCLNLSRNLYLSLLPGCALPGLRNMQYLDLRGWSGIKVEDVKGMTKLECFAGSFLDQDNYNRYVQEIQDTGYGPQTYIIYFGKFKTATPGFCEDSIYVEFKLRRVWFGDCDELPYLLPRDLAELLVSGNHQWKCLCAALSSNGSLSLKDITIGHCTKLKSLFCVSCSLCTNIQNLKSLKLYNLDSLSVICKEDVADLTQFLYLRGVFSHLKELSIHGCHQIEKLLTPGLVPQLQNLESISVQDCKSIKEIFAGDSSDNIALPKLTNLELDMLPELKTVCKGILLINSEDILHINDCPNYEKPRIGRV; from the exons atggatGAGGCGTGTAGTAGTAGAAGAAAAAGGGGGGGTCGGCCTAAGAGTAAATACTGGAATGAAGCTGAAAAATTAGAAGGTAAAAATATGTGGAAGTGCAACCATTGTAAACATGAATTTGCTGGAGGTGCTACAAGAATTGAAGAGCATATCACTGGCAAAGGAAACAATATTACAAAATGCCCAAAATATGGTGCCCATGAAG AAGATAAATTTAACTTGGGAGACCAGATAGTGGAGCATGATTCTGCTGCATTTGAAAAGGCGTTTTTTTATCCAAAGGGGGACCCTGATGCTGTTTGTATCAGAAAGAGCGATATTGAGCTTTTACAGCCTGAGAAATGCCTTAATGATAATATCATTGACTTTTATATaaagtatttgataaataaactcCCAACTGATAAACAGGACAGGTTTCACTTTTTCAATTGCTTTTTCTTTCCTAAGCTTGTTGATTTAAGCACAGATAATCCATCAATTGCTTCTGATGGTAAAGCAGCATTTCAGCGTGTAAGCAAATTGACAAGAAAAGTGAACctttttgaaaagaattatATCTTCATTCCCATAAACTATAGTCTTCACTGGAGTTTGATTGTCATTTGTCACCCTGCTGAAGTCATGACATGCTACAGAGATGAAGAAACTAAGGGATCTCCCAAAGAAGCTTGCATCTTGCACATGGATTCCCGAAAAGGAATTCATCAAGATCTCCACAATGTTTTCCAAAGTTATCTATGTGAAGAATGGAAAGAGAGGCACAACAATGTGAGGGATGATGTTTCTCCTAAATTTTTAGATCTTCCATTcctgccacttgagctgcctcAGCAACAAAATGCATACGATTGTGGCATCTTTTTGCTCCACTATGTGGAACGTTTTCTGGAACAAGCTCCAATCAACTTTAACCGTTCAACCAAGTTCAGTGTTCCTCCACCAGATGCTTCTCTGAAACGATCTCATATACAGAAACTACTAATAG ACTCATTGCATCAATCTAGGTCGACTAATGAATTGCCCAAGCCATTTGATTTGGATTTTGAGTTTTATGAATTTTCGGAAGAGAATCCTTGGGTGTCGCCAGATGAAGAAGTGAAGGAGATGTGTACCCCTCAAGTGTATCCCTCGAATCTCCCCAATATTA CGGCTGAAGGAGACAATAAAATGATTGTTGGTGGTTCAGTTAACCCTCAAAACAATACACAATTGTCAGCTGCTTTATTAGGAG GTGATGTAGAAGATCATGTTGTGAACGGAGGTAGCAATGGCGATGATGCTTTGACTATAAATAAGTTGCTATCCAATCTAGCAAGGGAAGAAGACTATTTTGATAAACGCTTACAGTGGCAGGAGTTCCAGGGCAATAAGCGCAAGAGACAAGATGACGATTGGTTTGATAAACTAAAGGACCTGAAAGAAAGAGTCATTGATGTGAAAAACTTACTGCATCAGTTTGGGTCGACTAATGAATTGCCCAAGCCATCTGAATTGGATTTTGAGTTTTATGAATTATTGAAAGAGATTCCATGGGTGTCGCGAGATGGAGAAGTGAAGGAGATGTGGGATTTTCTAGAGGATGAGGAAGTCTTCATTATTGGCATAGATGGAATGGGGGGAGTTGGAAAAACATTCATGGCAACTCATATCAAGAATGAGATTAAAAGAAAGGGGACTTTCAAGGATGTCTTCTGGCTCACTGTTTCCTATGATTTCACCACTTTCAAATTGCAACATCACATTGCAGAAACAATACAGGTTAAGCTTTACGGAGACGAGATGACTAGAGCAACAATTTTGACGTCAGAGttggagaaaagagaaaaaacactGCTTATTTTGGATGATGTTTGGGATTATATTGATCTGCAAAAGGTGGGGATTCCTCTTAAAGTGAATGGCATTAAATTGATTATCACAACTCGTTTAAGACATTTGTGTCAACAGATGGATTGTCTaccaaataatataataacaatattcccctttgaagaaaaagaagctTGGGAGTTGTTTTTGCTAAAACTTGGACACCGTGGAACACCTGCAAGACTTCCCCCTCATGTACTAAAGATTGCAAGATCTGTTGTAATGAAATGTGAAGGTTTACCACTTGGAATCAGTGTGATGGCTCGAACCATGAAAGGGAAAGATGAGTTGCATTGGTGGAGACATGCATTGAATAAACTTGACAGATTGGAAATGGGAGAAGAGGTCTTAAGCGTACTAAAACGTAGCTAtgacaatttaattgaaaaGGACATCCAAAAATGTTTCTTACAGTCTGCACTGTTTCCTAATGATATTTGGAAAGAGGAATGGGTTATGATGGTTGTTGAGAGTGGGTTGTTAAATGGAAAGAGGAGTTTGGAGGAAAAATTTGATGAGGGACGTGTCATAATGGATAAACTCATTAACCATTCTTTGTTGTTAGATGGTTGGAGGTTACGAATGAATGGTCTGGTGAGGAAGATGGCGTGCCATATCTTGAACGTGAATCACACTTACTTGATAAAATGTCATGAAAAATTGAGAAAGATACCTCAGATGCGGGAATGGACAGCTGATTTGGAGGCAGTTTCTTTGGCGGGTAATGAGATAGAAGAAATAGCAGAGGGCACATCACCTGATTGTCCTCGCTTGTCCACCTTGATTTTATCTCATAATTTGATCAGTCATATTCCCAAGTGTTTTTTCAGACACATGAATGCTCTAACACTACTTGATTTATCATATAATGATGAGTTAACATCTTTGCCAAAGTCGCTGTCTAAGTTGAGGTCTCTTACTTCTTTAGTGCTCCGTCAATGTTATCAATTGGAATATATACCTCCACTGGGAGATCTACAAGCATTGTCCAGATTGGACATTTCAGGTTGTGATTCGCTCCTCAGGGTACCGGAAGGCTTGCAAAATCTAAAAAAGTTGCAATGCCTTAATCTTTCCCGCAATTTGTATTTATCATTGTTACCCGGATGCGCACTGCCCGGTTTGAGGAATATGCAATATCTGGATCTCCGTGGTTGGTCAGGTATAAAAGTAGAAGATGTAAAAGGGATGACTAAGCTTGAATGTTTTGCAGGAAGCTTTCTCGATCAGGATAACTACAACCGTTATGTGCAAGAAATTCAGGACACTGGTTATGGACCTCAAACCTATATTATCTATTTTGGAAAATTTAAGACTGCCACGCCTGGTTTTTGTGAGGATTCTATTTATGTTGAATTCAAGCTTCGAAGGGTATGGTTTGGAGATTGTGATGAATTACCCTATTTACTGCCAAGAGACCTTGCGGAATTACTTGTAAGTGGCAATCATCAATGGAAATGCTTATGTGCTGCTCTGTCATCTAATGGTTCTCTATCTTTAAAGGACATTACCATTGGACACTGCACAAAATTGAAGAGTTTATTCTGTGTATCTTGTTCCTTATGCACTAATATCCAAAACCTCAAATCTTTGAAACTTTATAATTTGGATAGTTTAAGTGTCATCTGCAAGGAAGATGTTGCTGATTTAACACAATTTTTATATCTGAGGGGGGTgttttctcatctcaaggaaTTGAGTATCCATGGATGCCATCAGATAGAGAAGTTGCTGACGCCAGGGTTAGTGCCACAACTTCAAAACCTGGAGTCTATATCGGTACAGGACTGCAAATCAATAAAGGAGATATTTGCAGGAGATAGTTCCGACAACATTGCACTTCCCAAGTTAACCAATTTGGAACTGGACATGTTACCAGAATTAAAGACAGTGTGCAAAGGAATTTTACTCATTAACTCTGAGGATATATTGCACATCAACGATTGTCCCAATTATGAAAAACCCAGAATTGGTCGTGTATGA